Proteins encoded within one genomic window of Glandiceps talaboti chromosome 3, keGlaTala1.1, whole genome shotgun sequence:
- the LOC144432547 gene encoding galactosylceramide sulfotransferase-like, with product MENFFIFVYNIAARGRKLGRIATFLKFFVKMTKKKASLFAVFCILLCGVVIYAISGTFDGWLNIMMSTGVNFDGRKDSAGLSSNFLDEKGFCKPVDSIVYIKTHKTGSTTLAAILYRYGYQRNSSFLFSRTQRLGHFRHKPLTLRDLPDLYPPINVYYGDYEHYKFKISAGHVIYNRYVFDLLMSGKPKYVTIIREPVKQFASYFSFFNFRERYMKDVNITSGEPFAYLEEFLQHADIYEKRAILTTFNGGTKKNPQFFDLGLTAENMDNMEYVKRAISQIEAEFDLVFVTEYFDESLVLLKKQLCWEMDDIVYFKSNVRHHESPMIPLNLQQKIREFNKADNLLYEHFNKTLWLKIQEYGPSFHSDLEKFRRRLDALKADCIDGYKEVNSRIVEVLKTNAPPLCEQLHNSIFSWFGRIVKKQPVITLQSVISRNISRENDTVGLSQNTSRKIKRVINRQPIKTVE from the exons ATGGAAAATTTCTTCATCTTTGTCTACAACATCGCAGCGAGAGGTCGAAAACTTGGACGGATTGCGACATTTTTGAAGTTTTTCGTCAAAATGACTAAG AAAAAGGCCAGCCTATTCGCCGTCTTCTGCATTTTGCTGTGTGGTGTTGTCATATATGCTATATCAGGTACATTTGACGGATGGCTTAACATTATGATGTCAACTGGAGTAAATTTTGACGGCAGAAAAGACTCGGCCGG GTTATCTTCGAATTTCCTGGATGAGAAAGGCTTCTGCAAACCGGTCGATAGCATCGTATACATCAAAACACATAAAACGGGTAGCACTACTTTGGCTGCCATTCTCTATCGCTATGGTTACCAAAGAAATTCGTCATTTTTGTTCAGCAGAACACAACGATTGGGTCATTTTCGGCATAAACCCTTGACATTACGAGATCTACCTGATCTTTACCCACCAATTAATGTATATTACGGTGACTATGAACATTACAAGTTTAAGATATCAGCAggacatgtaatatataatcGGTATGTCTTTGACCTCCTCATGTCTGGAAAACCAAAATACGTCACCATCATCCGGGAACCCGTGAAACAATTTGCGTcatatttttcattctttaaCTTTCGAGAAAGATACATGAAAGATGTGAATATTACGTCAGGAGAACCATTTGCATATTTGGAAGAGTTTCTACAACACGCTGATATTTATGAAAAGAGAGCGATCCTAACGACTTTCAATGGTGGAACGAAGAAAAATCCGCAATTTTTCGATTTAGGTTTAACAGCTGAGAACATGGACAATATGGAGTATGTGAAAAGAGCAATATCTCAGATCGAGGCAGAATTCGATCTTGTTTTCGTAACCGAATATTTTGACGAATCCCTAGTCTTactaaaaaaacaactttgttGGGAAATGGAcgacattgtatattttaaaagtaatgtTCGTCACCATGAGAGTCCAATGATACCCCTAAATCTACAGCAGAAGATAAGAGAGTTTAACAAAGCCGATAACTTATTATATGAACACTTCAATAAAACCCTGTGGTTGAAGATTCAGGAATATGGACCATCGTTTCATAGTGACTTGGAAAAGTTTCGAAGGCGTCTCGATGCTTTAAAAGCAGACTGCATAGACGGATATAAAGAGGTGAATTCTCGTATAGTGGAAGTCCTGAAAACCAACGCACCGCCTTTGTGTGAACAGCTGCACAATTCTATATTTTCATGGTTTGGTCGTATCGTGAAAAAACAGCCCGTAATAACACTTCAGTCCGTCATTTCACGAAATATTAGTCGTGAGAACGACACAGTTGGCCTTTCACAGAACACCAGCCGAAAGATTAAGCGTGTAATAAATAGACAACCAATAAAAACAGTAGAATAA
- the LOC144433392 gene encoding uncharacterized protein LOC144433392, translated as MAGHDEFGEEDIVSARTPSGKSCKRKKVGGYILGHTLGAGSFAKVCLGTHILTEERVAIKVIDKRLVAKSEYVKRNLRREAAMLQRLNHPNIIQLFEVLETNNNYYLILEVAEGGDFMQYLCDKKKFTERETRKFMRQLVSAVDHMHQADIIHRDIKIENFLLDNDYNLKLIDFGLSNKLGPDGLLQTQCGSPAYAAPEIFCNTAYGPGVDVWSMGINMYAMLTGELPFKVNPPSNMFKLRSKMLKGCDIPYTLTKDCKDLLGRMLEPNESLRIKVREMMKHPWLNRGYSCKLFPSRFPNKLNESQLDETILSKMAEHRFDPANVIHAVIENKPVSDNASYHLMMKRLLRGYGYPDVDTSNVSEEENESSAVSNTSTLRSTMDCSKWNVVRKEFIKPQENQRNYYDRTKGLRDVAFARKLSKAQSERQQRRCMATPTKEEVIDDMVKNMEIVGKNTQLMRKNTKNFTAYLPPRSQTDIEGMYYIQFDNGLRQKVSATHRNNTSRTLSSRQRSRQVLLTKFSPESANVTSSLQAEINDGGNAPGQWARDDIYHNAEDEYDTMATMDANEQNNIHDDRHADTSNADRQKTPRDEERNLTSRERGSVDSRDVNNDTRKGQDFESPDLKDIVTQTVNHDDERDDPYNDTDMVLRKSMHSNYQVPPLTPIEAVRRSNTFIEAVDDDYMAAEDFINDSARNGCIIIVNGQIKDERLHKSYMLKDQSTTKPHVNAAKTPQYGRYARTSTVPSTNKRDSYIKKLGMYYSVPRPPRSQTVNVNQSVRSVQPYYQPVKRQRPILVPKTQTITQSKTKTGANVHERVGAKQYSLPVIYMTGAIPKPS; from the exons ATGGCAGGGCACGACGAATTCGGAGAGGAAGACATAGTTTCGGCCAGAACACCGTCAGGCAAGTCCTGCAAAAGGAAGAAAGTTGGTGGATATATACTAGGCCATACACTAGGTGCAGGTTCATTCGCCAAAGTGTGCCTTGGTACACACATCCTGACAGAGGAAAGG GTTGCCATAAAAGTGATCGACAAAAGACTTGTTGCAAAGAGTGAATACGTGAAAAGGAACTTAAGACGGGAAGCAGCCATGTTACAACGATTGAATCATCCTAATATTATACAGCTCTTCGAAGTGTTGGAAACAAACAATAACTACTATCTGATCCTAGAAGTAGCTGAAGGGGGAGACTTTATGCAGTATTTATGTGACAAGAAGAAATTCACTGAACGGGAAACAAGAAAGTTTATGAGACAGTTAGTGAGTGCAGTTGATCACATGCACCAAGCAGATATCATTCACAG AGACATCAAAATAGAGAATTTTCTCTTGGACAACGACTATAACTTAAAACTAATAG ATTTTGGCTTGAGTAACAAACTAGGGCCTGATGGATTATTGCAAACACAGTGTGGTTCACCAGCCTATGCAGCACCGGAGATATTCTGTAACACTGCATATGGCCCTGGCGTCGATGTCTGGAGCAT ggGAATTAATATGTATGCCATGTTAACCGGTGAGTTGCCGTTTAAAGTAAACCCACCTTCAAATATGTTCAAACTGCGAAGTAAGATGTTAAAGGGATGCGACATTCCCTATACCCTCACTAAAG ATTGTAAAGATCTCCTTGGTAGAATGTTGGAACCAAATGAAAGTCTCAGAATCAAAGTCCGTGAGATGATGAAACACCCATGGTTAAATCGTGGATATTCGTGTAAACTATTTCCATCACGGTTTCCAAACAAACTAAACGAATCTCAACTTGATGAAACAATATTATCAAAGATGGCGGAGCATAGATTCGATCCAGCAAACGTGATTCATGCGGTTATTGAGAATAAACCTGTTTCTGATAACGCAAGTTATCACCTAATGATGAAGAGACTATTGCGTGGCTATGGTTACCCGGATGTAGATACGTCGAACGTGTCCGAAGAGGAAAACGAATCATCTGCAGTGTCAAATACATCCACTTTGCGTTCTACCATGGATTGTAGCAAATGGAATGTGGTTAGGAAAGAGTTTATTAAACCCCAAGAGAATCAACGCAATTACTATGATAGGACTAAAGGATTACGAGACGTTGCCTTTGCTCGCAAACTGTCAAAAGCCCAGTCTGAACGGCAGCAGAGGAGGTGCATGGCGACTCCAACGAAAGAGGAAGTGATTGATGACATGGtcaaaaatatggaaattgtcGGAAAGAACACTCAACTTATGAGAAAAAACACGAAGAATTTCACTGCCTACTTACCGCCACGTTCTCAGACTGATATTGAAGGCAtgtattatattcaatttgataacGGTCTTCGGCAGAAGGTATCAGCAACGCATAGAAATAATACATCGCGGACATTATCATCAAGACAACGAAGTCGTCAAGTATTGCTAACGAAGTTTTCTCCTGAAAGCGCTAACGTGACTTCAAGTCTGCAAGCCGAAATCAACGATGGAGGAAATGCACCCGGACAGTGGGCAAGAGATGACATTTATCATAACGCCGAGGATGAATAtgataccatggcaaccatggatgcaaatgaacaaaataatatcCACGATGACAGGCACGCGGACACGAGTAACGCCGATAGACAGAAAACACCCAGAGATGAAGAAAGGAATCTGACTTCACGTGAACGGGGAAGCGTCGACAGTCGTGATGTAAACAACGATACGAGAAAGGGACAAGACTTTGAAAGTCCAGATTTGAAAGATATTGTTACGCAGACAGTCAATCATGATGATGAAAGAGATGATCCCTATAACGACACAGATATGGTATTAAGGAAAAGTATGCATTCAAATTATCAAGTACCGCCTTTGACGCCAATAGAGGCAGTCAGACGTTCGAATACATTTATAGAAGCCGTTGACGATGACTACATGGCAGCCGAAGATTTCATAAACGATAGTGCAAGGAATGGTTGCATTATTATTGTCAACGGACAAATCAAGGATGAACGCTTACACAAAAGTTACATGCTGAAGGATCAGAGTACGACCAAGCCTCACGTGAACGCCGCTAAAACACCACAATACGGACGATATGCCCGGACAAGTACTGTTCCTAGTACAAACAAACGAG ATTCCTACATTAAAAAACTGGGaatgtattattcagtacctaGGCCACCTCGTTCGCAGACTGTGAATGTGAATCAGAGTGTAAGATCTGTACAACCGTACTATCAACCAGTGAAGAGACAACGACCCATTCTCGTTCCAAAAACTCAAACTATCACACAATCAAAGACTAAGACAGGCGCAAATGTTCATGAACGTGTGGGTGCAAAGCAGTACTCTCTACCAGTTATTTACATGACAGGGGCTATACCCAAACCAAGTTAA